From Bacillus sp. FSL K6-3431, the proteins below share one genomic window:
- a CDS encoding ABC transporter substrate-binding protein — MRKKLTTVLMSIALGASILAGCSGENGSKDGKVTLELFSNKSESIDTYKKMIKDFESQNPDIKIKLDAPPEAETVLKTRLTKNDMPDIMSIGGNSTYGELARAGVLNDFSDTEVVKTVQKSYVDMVGRLVGTEKEGVFGLPYVTNANAVIYNKTKFEELGLTVPTTWDEFIAILEKTKDAGETPIYFTLKDAWTAMISWNSLAANIAGEDFAEEKTNGKASFVENYNEVADKILTLTEYGHKDNMGIGYGDGNNAFANGKSVFYIQGNWAIPEIVKANPDMELGAFAMPVNNDTDKNNLVSGVDVILTMNKDTKHKDEAMKFIEFMMDEERAQQYIDEQKAFSAIEGVFQEDPVFEGIKTNFESGKITSFPDHYYPAGMGAENIVQEFLIKKNKDAFLKKMDNEWEKVQNR, encoded by the coding sequence AAAAATTAACGACTGTTCTAATGTCAATAGCACTAGGTGCTTCTATTTTAGCTGGATGTAGTGGAGAAAACGGAAGCAAAGATGGAAAAGTTACTTTAGAACTTTTTTCGAATAAATCAGAGAGCATTGACACTTATAAAAAGATGATTAAAGATTTTGAAAGTCAAAATCCGGATATTAAAATCAAGCTAGATGCACCACCAGAAGCAGAAACGGTTTTAAAAACTCGATTAACAAAAAATGATATGCCTGACATTATGTCCATTGGAGGCAATTCTACTTATGGAGAACTTGCACGTGCCGGTGTTCTGAATGACTTCTCCGATACAGAAGTGGTTAAAACGGTTCAAAAATCTTATGTTGATATGGTTGGTCGTCTCGTAGGTACAGAAAAAGAAGGCGTATTCGGACTTCCGTATGTTACGAATGCCAACGCTGTCATTTATAACAAAACGAAGTTTGAAGAACTGGGCCTGACTGTTCCAACAACTTGGGATGAATTTATTGCTATTTTGGAAAAAACAAAAGATGCAGGGGAAACACCTATTTATTTCACGCTGAAAGATGCATGGACAGCAATGATTTCATGGAACTCTTTAGCTGCTAATATTGCTGGAGAAGATTTCGCCGAAGAAAAAACGAATGGGAAAGCAAGCTTCGTTGAAAATTATAATGAAGTAGCGGATAAAATCTTAACACTGACTGAGTATGGGCACAAAGATAATATGGGAATTGGGTACGGAGATGGAAATAATGCTTTTGCGAATGGAAAAAGTGTGTTTTACATACAAGGAAATTGGGCCATTCCGGAAATTGTAAAGGCGAATCCCGATATGGAATTAGGAGCTTTTGCCATGCCGGTCAACAACGATACGGACAAAAATAATCTAGTTTCCGGTGTTGACGTGATTCTTACGATGAATAAAGACACGAAGCATAAAGATGAGGCAATGAAATTTATTGAATTCATGATGGATGAAGAAAGAGCGCAACAATATATTGATGAACAAAAAGCCTTCTCTGCTATCGAAGGAGTATTCCAAGAGGATCCAGTATTTGAAGGGATAAAAACAAACTTTGAATCTGGAAAAATCACTAGCTTCCCAGACCACTATTATCCAGCAGGAATGGGTGCAGAAAATATTGTCCAAGAGTTTTTAATTAAAAAGAATAAAGATGCATTCTTAAAGAAAATGGATAATGAGTGGGAAAAAGTACAGAATCGTTAA
- a CDS encoding carbohydrate ABC transporter permease: MTKKNNVYLFIVIPAFLLFFTFHTYPALQGIFYSFTDWKGYGDWNFVGIKNYLNVFKDDRAFAAYGFTFKFAIISTILVNIFSLLVAIGLNSKIKFQKTLRAVYFLPFILSILIVGFIFNFIFTHFLPTIGESFGIEFLAKNILGDPNLAWLGIVVVAVWQSIAFNTILYLAGLVTITEDIYEAASIDGAGMWTKFWKITFPLIAPFFTINMILAMKNFLMVFDQIIALTGGGPGQSTESISLLIYRGGFEGGEFAYQSANAVIYFIVIVVISIIQLKILEKREVQS; encoded by the coding sequence ATGACAAAGAAAAATAATGTTTACTTATTTATAGTTATTCCAGCATTTTTGCTATTTTTTACCTTCCATACATATCCCGCATTACAAGGGATCTTTTATAGCTTTACAGACTGGAAAGGATATGGGGATTGGAATTTCGTAGGTATTAAAAACTATTTGAATGTTTTTAAGGATGATCGAGCATTTGCTGCCTATGGATTTACCTTTAAGTTTGCCATTATATCAACCATTTTAGTGAATATATTTAGTTTGTTAGTCGCAATAGGTTTGAACTCAAAAATTAAGTTTCAAAAAACGTTAAGAGCGGTTTACTTTTTACCTTTTATATTAAGTATTTTAATAGTAGGGTTTATTTTCAATTTCATTTTCACCCATTTTCTACCTACAATAGGTGAGTCTTTTGGAATAGAATTCCTAGCAAAAAATATATTAGGAGATCCTAATTTGGCTTGGCTTGGAATTGTTGTTGTAGCTGTTTGGCAATCGATTGCATTCAATACAATTCTATACCTCGCTGGTCTTGTAACAATTACTGAAGATATATATGAAGCAGCAAGTATAGATGGTGCAGGAATGTGGACAAAGTTTTGGAAAATTACATTCCCTTTAATCGCTCCATTTTTCACAATCAATATGATTTTGGCAATGAAAAATTTCTTAATGGTATTTGACCAAATCATTGCTTTAACGGGCGGTGGGCCTGGACAGTCTACAGAATCCATCTCGTTATTGATTTATCGTGGAGGATTTGAAGGCGGCGAGTTTGCATACCAATCGGCGAATGCAGTTATTTATTTCATCGTAATTGTTGTCATCTCTATTATTCAACTTAAAATTTTAGAAAAGAGAGAGGTGCAAAGCTGA
- a CDS encoding carbohydrate ABC transporter permease encodes MINKRTNWPATILLIAGSLLILFPLYLTITIAFKTPQELANNLLALPKSWSFENFSKAIEMTNFFNAFGNSVFVTVFVVIFTVLTNSLVAYAIARNMHKKFYKMLFYYFVSAMFIPFPIIMLPIVKQTSAWGMDNLVGLIILYIVYNLAFNIFIYVGYIRSIPVELEEAAIIDGASTWQVFWKVIFPLLAPMNATVAILTCLGAWNDFMLPLVIVSDREMATLPLVQYIFQSQFSTDYNLAFASYLLALAPMVIVYIFAQKWVISGVMKGGIK; translated from the coding sequence ATGATAAATAAAAGAACGAATTGGCCTGCTACTATTCTCTTAATTGCAGGTTCGTTACTGATTTTATTTCCGCTATATTTAACGATTACCATTGCATTTAAAACACCACAGGAATTAGCGAATAACTTATTAGCTCTTCCGAAGAGTTGGTCCTTTGAAAACTTTAGTAAAGCCATTGAAATGACGAATTTTTTCAATGCGTTTGGAAATAGCGTTTTTGTTACTGTATTTGTAGTCATTTTTACTGTGTTAACGAACTCATTGGTTGCTTACGCAATTGCTCGAAATATGCATAAAAAGTTTTATAAAATGCTATTTTACTACTTTGTAAGTGCCATGTTTATCCCATTTCCAATTATCATGCTTCCAATTGTTAAACAAACATCTGCATGGGGCATGGACAATTTGGTAGGACTAATTATTTTGTATATCGTGTATAACCTAGCTTTTAATATATTTATTTATGTAGGCTATATTCGATCTATACCTGTAGAGTTAGAAGAGGCTGCCATTATAGATGGAGCTAGTACATGGCAAGTATTCTGGAAGGTCATCTTCCCATTATTAGCGCCAATGAATGCAACAGTGGCAATTCTTACATGTTTGGGTGCCTGGAATGACTTTATGCTTCCGCTCGTCATTGTAAGTGATCGTGAAATGGCAACTTTACCACTTGTACAATATATTTTTCAGTCCCAGTTTAGTACAGATTATAATTTAGCTTTTGCATCATACTTATTGGCGCTCGCTCCTATGGTCATTGTTTATATCTTTGCACAGAAGTGGGTAATCAGTGGTGTGATGAAAGGCGGAATCAAATAA
- a CDS encoding ThuA domain-containing protein — protein sequence MKITIWNENRHEKLNPVVADIYPEGIHGTIAKLLAEHGYETKTATLDEPEHGLTEEVLKNTDVLFWWGHLAHGEVDDEVVNRVHERVLQGMGLVVLHSGHFSKIFKKLMGTSCDLKWREADEKERLWVVDPTHPIAEGIGEYIELEKEEMYGEHFDIPAPDELVFLSWFEGGEVFRSGCTYKRGNGKIFYFRPGHETYPTYHQKDIQKVLVNAAKWVKPADRSYPVYGNAQPLEEIKKK from the coding sequence ATGAAAATTACAATTTGGAACGAAAATAGACATGAAAAGTTAAATCCTGTAGTAGCAGATATTTATCCAGAAGGAATCCATGGAACGATTGCAAAATTACTTGCTGAGCATGGATACGAAACAAAGACAGCCACATTAGACGAGCCAGAACACGGACTGACAGAAGAAGTGCTTAAAAATACGGATGTTCTATTTTGGTGGGGGCATTTAGCTCATGGTGAAGTAGACGATGAGGTTGTTAATCGTGTGCATGAGCGAGTACTTCAAGGGATGGGATTAGTAGTCCTTCATTCAGGTCATTTTTCTAAAATTTTCAAGAAATTAATGGGGACATCTTGTGATTTAAAATGGCGTGAAGCAGATGAAAAAGAGCGTCTATGGGTTGTAGATCCAACGCATCCAATTGCGGAAGGAATCGGAGAATACATCGAGTTAGAAAAAGAAGAAATGTATGGAGAACATTTTGATATTCCAGCACCGGACGAATTAGTTTTCTTGAGCTGGTTTGAAGGTGGAGAAGTATTCAGATCAGGCTGCACATATAAACGAGGAAATGGGAAAATATTCTACTTTAGACCAGGCCATGAAACATACCCAACATACCATCAAAAAGATATTCAAAAAGTATTAGTAAACGCGGCTAAATGGGTGAAGCCTGCGGATAGATCGTATCCTGTCTATGGAAATGCGCAGCCATTGGAAGAAATTAAGAAAAAGTGA
- a CDS encoding Gfo/Idh/MocA family protein, with amino-acid sequence MKKMKVGVIGCGSIAKYRHLPEYAMEENVEIIAVCDIVENRAEEMASTYDAIAYTDYKELLKNDDIDAVSVCLPNYLHAPITIAALQAGKHVLCEKPMAISKEEAEQMIEARQASGKKLMIAHNQRFVPSHQKAREIIESGELGKIHSFRTAFGHGGPEGWSVDGKESWFFKKEEAFIGAMGDLGVHKTDLLRFLLGEEFTEVAAFVEGSAKEDSDVDDNAVCVLKTESGIIGTLAASWAYTAKEDNSTIIYAEKGILRLEDDPNYSLIVQYKNGSTVNYELGKIQSNDDGGQSTSHTIEKFVESIELDLNPPVSGEEGMKSLQVVLAALESNKTKKIVQL; translated from the coding sequence ATGAAGAAAATGAAAGTGGGCGTAATTGGCTGTGGAAGCATTGCGAAATATCGACATTTACCTGAATATGCAATGGAAGAAAATGTAGAAATCATTGCGGTTTGCGATATTGTTGAAAACAGAGCGGAAGAAATGGCAAGTACCTATGATGCAATTGCTTACACTGATTACAAGGAATTACTAAAAAATGACGATATAGATGCAGTAAGTGTATGTTTACCTAATTATTTACATGCACCGATCACAATAGCAGCATTGCAAGCAGGTAAGCATGTGCTTTGCGAAAAGCCAATGGCAATATCTAAAGAAGAAGCGGAACAAATGATTGAAGCAAGACAAGCTTCAGGGAAGAAATTAATGATTGCCCATAATCAAAGATTCGTCCCATCCCATCAAAAAGCAAGAGAGATTATTGAGAGTGGTGAACTAGGAAAAATCCATAGCTTCCGTACGGCATTTGGTCACGGTGGACCAGAAGGATGGAGTGTGGATGGAAAAGAAAGCTGGTTCTTTAAGAAAGAAGAAGCCTTTATTGGTGCGATGGGTGATTTAGGTGTGCATAAAACTGATTTACTAAGATTTCTTTTAGGTGAGGAGTTCACCGAAGTTGCAGCATTTGTGGAAGGTTCAGCAAAGGAAGACTCTGACGTTGATGATAATGCAGTATGTGTATTAAAAACAGAATCTGGAATCATTGGTACATTGGCTGCCAGCTGGGCATATACAGCGAAGGAAGATAACTCAACGATCATTTATGCTGAAAAAGGTATTTTACGTTTAGAGGATGATCCCAATTATTCTTTAATTGTTCAATATAAAAATGGCTCTACAGTAAATTACGAGCTAGGAAAAATTCAATCCAACGATGATGGTGGACAATCCACTTCACATACGATTGAAAAGTTTGTTGAAAGTATCGAACTTGATCTGAATCCACCAGTTTCAGGTGAAGAAGGAATGAAATCTTTACAAGTAGTACTAGCTGCACTTGAATCGAATAAAACAAAGAAAATCGTTCAATTGTAA
- a CDS encoding sugar phosphate isomerase/epimerase family protein: MKLGVFAVLFSDKSFEEMLDYVQKSGLDAVEIGTGNYPGNAHCPLDLLLEDEAARQAYLNAVTSRGLSISAFSCHGNPISPDKEFAKESHETFVKTVKLASLLEVPVVNCFSGTPGDHEGAKYPNWPVAPWPHDFEEVLKWQWEEKLIPYWKEWGQFAKDHHVKIGLELHGGFLVHTPYTLLKLREATCDAIGANLDPSHLWWQGIDPVGAIKILGKEDAIHHFHAKDTYIDQENVNMYGLTDMQPYGNIRTRAWNFRSVGCGHSVQEWSDMMSALRTFGYDYVVSIEHEDPIMSVEEGFQRAVSNLQAVLIKESPAQMWWA, translated from the coding sequence ATGAAATTAGGTGTATTTGCAGTACTGTTTTCTGATAAGTCGTTTGAGGAAATGCTTGATTATGTACAAAAGTCAGGACTGGATGCTGTTGAAATTGGAACAGGAAATTATCCAGGAAACGCCCATTGTCCACTTGATTTATTGCTTGAAGATGAAGCAGCACGTCAAGCATATTTAAATGCGGTTACGTCAAGAGGGCTATCTATTAGTGCATTCAGCTGTCATGGAAATCCAATATCTCCTGATAAAGAATTTGCAAAAGAAAGCCATGAAACTTTTGTGAAAACAGTAAAACTAGCAAGCTTATTAGAAGTGCCTGTTGTAAATTGCTTTTCTGGTACTCCCGGAGATCATGAAGGAGCAAAATATCCAAATTGGCCTGTAGCGCCTTGGCCACATGATTTTGAGGAAGTATTAAAATGGCAATGGGAAGAGAAGCTAATTCCTTATTGGAAAGAATGGGGACAGTTTGCTAAAGATCATCACGTGAAAATTGGTTTAGAATTACATGGAGGATTTTTAGTACATACACCTTACACATTATTGAAGTTAAGAGAAGCAACATGTGATGCAATTGGAGCAAATCTTGACCCAAGTCATTTATGGTGGCAAGGTATCGATCCGGTAGGAGCAATTAAAATCCTAGGCAAAGAAGATGCCATTCACCATTTCCATGCCAAAGATACGTATATTGACCAAGAAAATGTTAATATGTATGGATTAACTGATATGCAACCATATGGTAACATACGGACAAGAGCATGGAATTTCCGATCTGTTGGCTGTGGTCATAGCGTCCAGGAATGGAGCGACATGATGAGTGCACTACGTACATTCGGATACGATTATGTGGTCAGTATTGAACATGAAGATCCGATCATGTCCGTTGAAGAAGGATTCCAACGTGCGGTTAGTAATTTACAAGCCGTTTTAATTAAAGAATCACCTGCACAAATGTGGTGGGCTTAA
- a CDS encoding PCYCGC motif-containing (lipo)protein, producing MKKRLIISLVLLLGIFLQACSSAEKSDPPVTEETHTEVAHGDIREETSSATSKPSFLQDKPEDMQLIYLAVAQHQELLENMPCYCGCGDSVGHKDNYDCFIHENKEDGSIVWDDHGTKCTVCLEIAAKAVVDYNDGKTMKEIRNEIDQAYEEGYANPTDTKEI from the coding sequence ATGAAAAAAAGACTCATTATTAGTCTCGTGTTACTATTAGGGATATTTTTGCAAGCGTGTTCGAGTGCAGAAAAAAGTGATCCTCCTGTAACGGAAGAGACACATACAGAAGTAGCTCATGGTGATATTCGGGAAGAAACAAGTAGTGCTACTAGTAAACCAAGTTTCTTACAAGACAAGCCGGAAGATATGCAATTAATTTATTTGGCAGTTGCTCAGCATCAAGAATTACTAGAAAATATGCCTTGCTATTGTGGATGTGGCGATTCAGTAGGACATAAAGATAATTATGATTGCTTTATTCATGAAAACAAGGAAGATGGATCCATCGTTTGGGATGACCATGGCACAAAATGTACTGTTTGCCTAGAAATAGCTGCTAAGGCGGTAGTTGATTATAATGATGGGAAGACGATGAAAGAAATTCGTAATGAAATTGATCAAGCATATGAAGAAGGCTATGCAAACCCTACAGATACAAAAGAAATCTAA
- a CDS encoding siderophore ABC transporter substrate-binding protein gives MKKLLTVFSLIIAMMIITACGTNDANSGDKKEKEEPKVEAKELTITHELDETKVPVNPKKVVVFDFGSLDTLDKLGVEVAALPKTNIPKYLEKYEDEKYENVGSLKEPDFEKIHALDPDLIIISGRQSDMYEEFKEIAPTIYLGVDTSRYMESFAENAKTIGKIFSKEAEVEEQLSVINEDIEKLNKEASTLEGKSLIVLANEGKVSAYGPSSRFGIIHDVFGFEPADSSIEVSTHGQSVSFEYILEKNPGYLFVIDRGAAVDGESAAKDIIENDLVKGTDAYKDGKIIYLDPDFWYLSGGGLESVSQMVKEVEAAIK, from the coding sequence GTGAAAAAATTATTAACAGTATTTAGTCTGATCATTGCAATGATGATTATAACTGCTTGTGGAACAAATGATGCTAACAGCGGAGATAAGAAGGAAAAGGAAGAACCGAAAGTAGAAGCGAAAGAACTAACAATTACACATGAATTGGACGAAACGAAAGTACCAGTAAATCCTAAAAAAGTAGTCGTCTTTGACTTTGGATCTCTTGATACATTGGATAAATTAGGTGTTGAAGTAGCAGCATTACCGAAAACCAATATCCCAAAATATCTAGAAAAATATGAAGATGAAAAGTATGAAAATGTTGGTAGCTTGAAAGAACCAGATTTTGAAAAGATCCATGCATTGGATCCGGATTTAATTATCATTTCGGGAAGACAATCTGATATGTATGAAGAGTTCAAAGAAATTGCCCCTACTATATATTTAGGTGTCGATACATCTAGATACATGGAATCATTTGCTGAAAATGCAAAAACGATTGGTAAGATTTTCAGTAAAGAGGCAGAAGTAGAGGAGCAATTATCGGTTATCAATGAAGATATAGAAAAATTAAATAAAGAAGCATCTACACTAGAAGGTAAATCGTTAATTGTGTTAGCAAATGAAGGAAAAGTTAGTGCATATGGTCCTAGTTCTCGCTTTGGTATTATCCACGATGTTTTCGGTTTCGAACCGGCTGACTCATCAATCGAAGTATCGACACATGGTCAAAGTGTATCATTCGAATATATTTTAGAGAAAAACCCTGGCTATTTATTCGTCATTGACCGTGGAGCCGCTGTTGATGGAGAATCGGCTGCCAAAGACATCATTGAAAATGACTTGGTTAAAGGCACTGACGCGTATAAAGATGGAAAAATCATCTATTTAGACCCTGATTTCTGGTACCTATCTGGCGGAGGTTTGGAATCCGTTTCACAAATGGTAAAAGAAGTAGAAGCTGCAATAAAATAA
- a CDS encoding DUF2339 domain-containing protein — protein MENKPTLEERIHYLENRVSYLEKKLDISNSDKTLAVRSAATIPVVKQTTPALHQIESKPIEWDVLIFQKILPRLFIFVFIIGILWGFKAASDYGYLTESVKVLLGFITAAAFIVFGIMQLNKNRTVLGQVLVGGAIPILMLTTFTMHQLYEMTGPEVSFILNVIWIALGLFFTYTFKSQSIGLVSAVGGVLVPFLIVSTTPNIPIFIIYETLLYVLFIWLALKNRYIVLYYLSAILLNITLLLFFLIANVPDHYKWLAVSPVIIQQLALLTGFINTNDKLKNQAYTLFSSVLLSSLWIKLVLTDSESSIVFSMIALLYGITYYAYQKDIVRAPIFIANTLMAGLFFANTMFSDMTIEVLLISSLIYMFVAHKYKGIFHTLLGIFTYSLGAIFTVTISIPGWISWEMLHWIVLISATGYAINYLANHLKEEHPTIMNVGVPYFSILLLVFTAALSILITDSAGENTERIVMSILWIIIAIVFMVLGKSLSIIQGKYVGTGILFLTLGKIILFDLLFISVAVKALLFILLGAVGLLVSRAYYKK, from the coding sequence ATGGAGAATAAACCAACTCTTGAAGAACGAATTCATTATTTAGAAAATCGAGTTAGTTATCTTGAAAAGAAATTAGATATAAGTAATTCCGACAAAACATTAGCTGTTAGGTCAGCAGCCACTATACCTGTAGTTAAACAAACCACACCAGCTTTACATCAAATAGAAAGTAAGCCAATCGAGTGGGACGTCCTCATCTTTCAAAAGATATTACCACGCCTGTTTATATTCGTATTTATTATTGGTATTCTTTGGGGCTTTAAAGCAGCTTCAGACTACGGATATTTGACGGAGAGTGTAAAGGTCTTGCTTGGTTTTATTACTGCAGCCGCCTTTATTGTGTTCGGCATCATGCAGTTGAATAAAAACCGAACAGTTTTAGGGCAGGTATTAGTTGGTGGTGCGATCCCCATTTTGATGTTAACAACATTCACGATGCATCAACTCTATGAAATGACTGGTCCTGAAGTTTCCTTTATACTAAATGTTATCTGGATTGCATTAGGTCTATTTTTCACTTATACATTTAAATCACAAAGTATTGGGCTCGTATCAGCTGTTGGTGGTGTGCTTGTCCCTTTTTTAATTGTAAGTACGACACCTAATATACCTATATTCATCATTTATGAAACATTACTTTACGTATTATTCATCTGGCTAGCACTAAAAAATCGCTATATTGTTTTGTATTATCTTTCTGCCATCTTATTAAATATCACATTATTATTATTTTTCCTTATCGCAAATGTCCCAGATCATTATAAATGGTTAGCCGTTTCACCAGTTATCATTCAGCAATTAGCCTTGCTTACTGGTTTTATTAACACCAATGATAAATTAAAAAATCAAGCTTATACTTTATTCTCAAGTGTTTTATTATCGTCCCTTTGGATTAAACTCGTATTAACAGATTCCGAGTCTTCCATCGTATTCTCGATGATTGCGTTACTTTATGGAATAACCTATTACGCTTATCAGAAGGACATTGTTAGAGCACCGATCTTTATTGCCAATACTTTGATGGCAGGATTATTTTTTGCTAATACAATGTTTAGTGACATGACAATTGAAGTATTACTCATATCAAGTCTTATTTATATGTTTGTCGCACATAAATATAAAGGGATATTCCATACTTTATTAGGGATTTTCACTTATAGTCTAGGCGCAATATTCACTGTTACTATATCTATTCCTGGATGGATTTCTTGGGAAATGTTACATTGGATTGTGCTTATTTCCGCTACAGGCTATGCTATTAATTATTTGGCTAATCATTTAAAAGAGGAACATCCAACGATAATGAATGTAGGTGTTCCCTATTTTTCCATTCTATTACTAGTGTTTACTGCGGCGCTATCCATACTCATTACTGATAGTGCTGGAGAGAATACGGAGCGAATTGTCATGAGTATACTTTGGATTATCATTGCGATTGTCTTCATGGTGCTCGGGAAAAGCTTATCGATTATTCAAGGTAAATATGTAGGCACAGGCATTCTCTTTCTTACACTTGGCAAAATTATTTTATTCGATCTACTATTTATTTCGGTGGCAGTCAAAGCATTGTTGTTTATCTTACTTGGCGCTGTGGGATTACTTGTATCAAGAGCTTATTATAAAAAGTAA
- a CDS encoding NAD-dependent deacylase has translation MLLQWLKQSKYTVILSGAGMSTESGLPDFRSANTGMWNKEDPSKIASTEALNKNVELFFDFYRHRVLGLNECKPHKGHDILAKWEKNRVIQSIITQNIDGFHHEAGSERVSELHGTMKKVHCQTCGKVYGNDTYAEGKFQCECGGTLRPSVVLFGEMLPENALLKATEESEKAELFIVLGSSLTVTPANQFPLIAKQKGAKLVIINMEPTEFDIYADLVINDRKIGDVLKEMDDELEVRKDI, from the coding sequence TTGTTGTTACAATGGTTAAAGCAATCAAAGTATACGGTTATTTTATCTGGAGCAGGTATGTCTACGGAAAGTGGTCTCCCTGATTTCAGATCAGCAAATACAGGAATGTGGAATAAGGAAGATCCAAGTAAAATTGCCAGCACGGAGGCATTAAATAAGAACGTCGAGTTGTTTTTTGACTTTTATCGACATCGAGTGCTTGGCCTGAATGAATGTAAGCCACATAAAGGTCATGATATTTTGGCGAAATGGGAGAAAAACAGGGTGATTCAAAGCATTATTACTCAGAATATTGATGGATTTCATCATGAAGCGGGAAGTGAAAGGGTATCTGAACTCCATGGCACGATGAAGAAGGTACATTGTCAAACCTGTGGGAAGGTATACGGGAATGACACGTATGCAGAAGGGAAATTTCAATGTGAATGTGGTGGGACACTTCGTCCATCCGTTGTTTTATTCGGTGAAATGCTTCCTGAGAATGCGCTCTTAAAAGCTACAGAGGAAAGTGAAAAAGCGGAGTTGTTTATCGTTTTAGGTTCTTCCTTAACTGTAACACCAGCAAATCAATTTCCATTGATTGCAAAACAAAAAGGAGCCAAGCTTGTGATCATAAATATGGAGCCAACAGAATTTGATATATATGCGGATCTTGTTATCAATGATCGGAAAATTGGGGATGTCTTAAAGGAAATGGATGATGAATTAGAAGTTCGAAAAGATATTTAA
- a CDS encoding glycine betaine ABC transporter substrate-binding protein, with amino-acid sequence MNFAKKITGLSVAVLLAVGLAACGNDAKTENDTDKTESVGKSVNYKITGIDPGAGIMQQTEKAIEEYELSDWDLVSGSSAAMTASLKKAYDKEKPIIITGWTPHWKFSKYDLKYLEDPKGVYGGEEEIRTIGRTGLEKDLPEAYQILKQFKWTEEDMGKVMVAIQEGEKPEVAAQAWIDDNADKVAEWTNDVEKVDGDKIKLAYVAWDSEIASHNVMKIVLEDMGFKVTLTQVEAGPMWTAVADGSADATLAAWMPITHKTYADKFEGKFEEIGVNMEGVKIGLVVPKYMDIDSIEDLKE; translated from the coding sequence ATGAATTTCGCAAAAAAAATTACAGGATTAAGTGTAGCTGTCTTACTTGCAGTTGGTCTTGCCGCTTGTGGCAACGACGCAAAAACAGAAAACGATACGGATAAAACAGAATCCGTTGGTAAATCTGTCAACTATAAAATTACTGGAATTGATCCAGGTGCTGGAATTATGCAACAAACGGAAAAAGCAATCGAGGAATATGAATTATCAGATTGGGATCTTGTTTCTGGTTCAAGTGCCGCTATGACTGCTTCTTTGAAAAAAGCCTATGACAAAGAAAAGCCGATTATCATCACTGGTTGGACGCCACACTGGAAATTTTCTAAGTATGATTTAAAATACTTAGAGGATCCAAAAGGTGTTTACGGTGGTGAAGAAGAAATCCGTACAATTGGTCGCACAGGATTGGAAAAAGATTTACCAGAAGCATATCAAATTTTAAAACAGTTTAAATGGACAGAAGAAGACATGGGTAAAGTAATGGTTGCTATTCAAGAAGGCGAAAAACCAGAAGTTGCTGCTCAAGCATGGATCGATGATAATGCTGATAAAGTAGCTGAATGGACAAATGACGTTGAAAAAGTAGATGGCGATAAAATTAAACTTGCATATGTTGCATGGGATAGTGAAATTGCCAGTCATAATGTAATGAAAATCGTTCTTGAAGATATGGGCTTTAAAGTAACACTTACACAAGTGGAAGCTGGACCTATGTGGACAGCAGTTGCTGATGGAAGTGCAGATGCTACACTTGCTGCATGGATGCCTATTACACATAAAACATATGCAGACAAATTCGAAGGTAAATTCGAAGAAATCGGTGTTAATATGGAAGGCGTAAAAATTGGCCTTGTAGTTCCTAAGTATATGGATATTGATTCGATTGAAGATTTGAAAGAATAA